One Streptomyces sp. NBC_00102 DNA segment encodes these proteins:
- the panC gene encoding pantoate--beta-alanine ligase, with product MTAAPTPPDTAVLLHTAEALEALPRPAGARRTVVMTMGALHDGHGTLIRAAREAAGRDGQVVVTVFVNPLQFGEAADLDRYPRTLEADLAVASAAGADVVFAPSVEEVYPGGDPQVRITAGPMGERLEGASRPGHFDGMLTVVAKLLHLTRPDEALFGQKDAQQLALVRRMVRDLNFGIEITAVPTVRDPDGLALSSRNRFLSPVERRTALALSAALFAARDRLAAQQALRERALATGGPARETGGGPGGARTGTDRAAGLNALGESRLAADAQAVALAPLGRTAEAVRSAARTVLEDAARAPEPLVLDYLALVDPADFTEVPDDRDGGEAVLAVAARVGATRLIDNIPLTLGDLS from the coding sequence ATGACCGCCGCACCCACCCCGCCGGACACCGCCGTCCTGCTGCACACCGCCGAGGCGCTGGAGGCGCTGCCCCGCCCGGCGGGCGCCCGCCGGACCGTCGTCATGACGATGGGCGCGCTGCACGACGGCCACGGCACCCTGATCCGGGCCGCCCGCGAGGCTGCGGGACGCGACGGCCAGGTCGTGGTCACCGTCTTCGTGAACCCGCTCCAGTTCGGAGAGGCCGCCGACCTGGACCGCTACCCGCGCACCCTGGAGGCCGACCTCGCGGTGGCCTCGGCGGCCGGCGCGGACGTGGTCTTCGCACCCTCGGTGGAAGAGGTGTACCCGGGCGGCGACCCGCAGGTCCGGATCACCGCCGGGCCGATGGGCGAGCGTCTCGAAGGCGCCTCGCGCCCCGGCCACTTCGACGGGATGCTCACCGTCGTCGCCAAGCTCCTCCACCTGACCCGCCCGGACGAGGCGCTCTTCGGGCAGAAGGACGCCCAGCAGCTCGCGCTGGTCCGCCGGATGGTCCGCGACCTCAACTTCGGCATCGAGATCACCGCGGTCCCCACCGTCCGCGACCCCGACGGCCTCGCGCTCTCCAGCCGCAACCGGTTCCTGTCCCCGGTGGAGCGGCGTACCGCCCTCGCCCTGTCGGCCGCCCTGTTCGCCGCCCGCGACCGGCTCGCCGCCCAGCAGGCGCTGCGCGAACGCGCCCTGGCGACCGGTGGCCCGGCGCGGGAGACCGGCGGGGGACCCGGCGGGGCGCGCACCGGCACCGACCGGGCCGCCGGACTCAACGCGCTCGGCGAGTCCCGCCTCGCCGCCGACGCCCAGGCCGTGGCGCTCGCACCGCTCGGCCGCACGGCCGAAGCCGTCCGCTCCGCCGCGCGTACCGTCCTGGAGGACGCGGCCCGGGCGCCGGAACCGCTCGTACTCGACTACCTCGCCCTGGTGGACCCGGCCGACTTCACCGAGGTCCCCGACGACCGGGACGGCGGCGAAGCCGTCCTCGCCGTCGCCGCCCGGGTCGGCGCCACCCGTCTGATCGACAACATCCCCCTCACTCTGGGAGACCTCTCGTGA
- a CDS encoding amino-acid N-acetyltransferase has product MSADLTQSQSETEGETDPAVEKPAITVRRARTSDVTAVRRLLDGYVTEGILLDKATVTLYEDIQEFWVAERDQDARVVGCGALHVMWEDLAEVRTLAVDHRVKGTGVGHQVLDKLLQTARWLGVRRVFCLTFEVDFFAKHGFTEIGETPVDMDVYSELLRSYDEGVAEFLGLERVKPNTLGNSRMLLHL; this is encoded by the coding sequence ATGTCTGCAGACCTGACGCAAAGCCAGTCGGAAACCGAAGGCGAAACCGACCCGGCGGTCGAAAAGCCCGCCATCACCGTCCGCCGTGCCAGGACCAGCGATGTGACCGCGGTCCGCCGGCTGCTCGACGGCTACGTGACCGAGGGCATCCTCCTGGACAAAGCCACGGTCACCCTTTACGAGGACATCCAGGAGTTCTGGGTCGCGGAACGCGACCAGGACGCCAGGGTCGTCGGATGCGGCGCACTCCATGTGATGTGGGAAGACCTCGCCGAAGTGCGAACTCTCGCCGTCGATCACCGGGTCAAGGGCACCGGAGTGGGACACCAGGTTCTCGACAAGCTGTTGCAGACCGCGCGCTGGCTGGGGGTCCGCCGGGTTTTCTGCCTGACCTTCGAAGTCGACTTCTTCGCCAAGCACGGGTTCACGGAGATCGGCGAGACGCCGGTCGACATGGATGTCTACAGCGAGCTGCTGCGTTCCTATGACGAGGGTGTCGCCGAGTTCCTCGGTCTCGAACGAGTGAAGCCGAACACCTTGGGCAACAGCCGGATGCTTCTGCACCTGTGA
- a CDS encoding type III pantothenate kinase — translation MLLTIDVGNTHTVLGLFDGEEIVEHWRISTDSRRTADELAVLLQGLMGMHPLLGVELGDGIEGIAICSTVPAVLHELREVTRRYYGDVPAVLVEPGIKTGVPILMDNPKEVGADRIINAVAAVELYGGPAIVVDFGTATTFDAVSARGEYTGGVIAPGIEISVEALGVRGAQLRKIELARPRSVIGKNTVEAMQAGILYGFAGQVDGVVARMKRELADDPDDVTVIATGGLAPMVLGEASVIDEHEPWLTLIGLRLVYERNVSRM, via the coding sequence ATGCTGCTCACCATCGACGTCGGCAACACCCACACCGTCCTCGGCCTCTTCGACGGCGAGGAGATCGTCGAGCACTGGCGCATCTCCACCGACTCCCGCCGCACCGCGGACGAACTGGCGGTGCTCCTGCAGGGCCTGATGGGCATGCACCCGCTGCTCGGGGTGGAGCTGGGCGACGGCATCGAGGGCATCGCGATCTGCTCCACGGTCCCGGCCGTCCTGCACGAGCTGCGCGAGGTGACCCGCCGCTACTACGGCGACGTGCCCGCCGTCCTCGTGGAGCCCGGCATCAAGACCGGTGTACCGATCCTGATGGACAACCCCAAGGAGGTCGGCGCCGACCGCATCATCAACGCGGTCGCGGCGGTCGAGCTGTACGGGGGCCCGGCGATCGTCGTCGACTTCGGCACCGCCACCACCTTCGACGCGGTCTCCGCGCGCGGCGAGTACACCGGCGGTGTCATCGCCCCGGGCATCGAGATCTCGGTCGAGGCGCTCGGAGTGAGGGGTGCCCAGCTCCGCAAGATCGAGCTGGCCCGTCCGCGCAGCGTCATCGGCAAGAACACCGTCGAGGCCATGCAGGCGGGCATCCTCTACGGCTTCGCGGGCCAGGTGGACGGCGTGGTCGCGCGGATGAAGCGCGAGCTGGCGGACGACCCCGACGACGTGACCGTCATCGCGACCGGTGGCCTTGCGCCAATGGTGTTGGGGGAGGCCTCCGTCATCGACGAGCACGAGCCCTGGCTGACCCTCATCGGGCTCCGCCTGGTCTACGAGCGGAACGTCTCGCGGATGTAG
- a CDS encoding Lsr2 family protein, translating to MAQKVQVLLVDDLDGGEANETVTFALDGKTYEIDLTTANADKLRDLLDPYTKSGRRTGGRAATGRKGRALGTGTGGNKDTAEIRKWARENGHDVNDRGRVPASVREAYERANG from the coding sequence GTGGCGCAGAAGGTTCAGGTCCTTCTTGTTGACGACCTCGACGGCGGCGAGGCGAACGAGACCGTCACGTTCGCGCTGGACGGCAAGACCTACGAGATCGACCTCACGACGGCCAACGCGGACAAGCTCCGTGATCTGCTCGACCCCTACACCAAGAGCGGACGTCGCACCGGCGGCCGTGCCGCCACGGGCCGCAAGGGCCGTGCGCTCGGTACCGGTACGGGCGGCAACAAGGACACCGCCGAGATCCGCAAGTGGGCCCGCGAGAACGGCCACGACGTGAATGACCGCGGTCGCGTTCCCGCCAGCGTCCGCGAGGCCTACGAGCGCGCCAACGGCTGA
- the nadC gene encoding carboxylating nicotinate-nucleotide diphosphorylase, producing the protein MSTPEENRPTPVDVPLIHIGAPAASAGGCGDDCGCASDDYDPDALECGLDPALAELLAEAGLDPVQVEDIAHVAIEEDLDGGVDVTTVATVPEDAVATGDFTAREDGVVAGLRVAEAVLSIVCTDDFEVERHVEDGERVTAGQKLLTVTTRTRDLLTGERGALNLLCRLSGIATATRKWADVLEGSKAQVRDTRKTTPGLRALEKYAVRCGGGVNHRMSLSDAALVKDNHVIAAGGVAEAFKRVREEFPELAIEVEVDTLQQVREVLEAGADLILLDNFTPGETEEAVALVGGRAVLESSGRLTLDTARAYADAGVDYLAVGALTHSSPILDIGLDFREVPATGEADA; encoded by the coding sequence GTGAGCACGCCCGAAGAGAACCGCCCGACACCGGTGGACGTCCCGCTGATCCACATCGGGGCCCCCGCAGCGTCCGCGGGCGGCTGCGGCGACGACTGCGGCTGCGCCTCCGACGACTACGACCCCGACGCCCTGGAGTGCGGGCTCGACCCCGCCCTCGCCGAACTGCTCGCCGAGGCCGGACTCGACCCCGTCCAGGTGGAGGACATCGCGCACGTCGCGATCGAGGAGGACCTCGACGGCGGGGTGGACGTCACCACCGTCGCGACCGTCCCCGAGGACGCCGTCGCCACCGGTGACTTCACCGCCCGCGAGGACGGTGTCGTCGCGGGCCTGCGCGTCGCCGAGGCCGTGCTCTCCATCGTCTGCACCGACGACTTCGAGGTCGAACGCCATGTCGAGGACGGCGAGCGCGTCACCGCCGGCCAGAAGCTGCTGACGGTCACCACCCGCACCCGCGACCTGCTCACCGGCGAGCGCGGCGCGCTCAACCTGCTCTGCCGCCTCTCCGGCATCGCCACCGCCACCCGCAAGTGGGCCGACGTCCTGGAGGGCTCGAAGGCCCAGGTCCGCGACACCCGCAAGACCACCCCGGGCCTGCGCGCGCTGGAGAAGTACGCGGTCCGCTGCGGCGGCGGCGTCAACCACCGGATGTCGCTCTCCGACGCGGCCCTGGTCAAGGACAATCACGTGATCGCGGCCGGCGGCGTCGCCGAGGCGTTCAAGCGGGTCCGCGAGGAGTTCCCCGAGCTGGCCATCGAGGTCGAGGTCGACACCCTCCAGCAGGTCCGCGAGGTGCTGGAGGCCGGCGCCGACCTGATCCTGCTGGACAACTTCACCCCGGGCGAGACCGAGGAGGCCGTCGCGCTCGTCGGCGGGCGCGCCGTGCTGGAGTCCTCCGGCCGGCTCACCCTGGACACCGCCCGCGCCTACGCGGACGCGGGCGTCGACTACCTCGCGGTCGGCGCGCTCACCCACTCCTCGCCCATCCTCGACATCGGGCTGGACTTCCGCGAGGTCCCCGCCACCGGCGAGGCCGACGCCTGA
- a CDS encoding low specificity L-threonine aldolase produces MATTDEEKARRRRQTAWRASRRILARTASDGTLGERLTALAADAGSVYDLDGPLDVYGDGVVAEVEKRVAGLLGMEAAAFFPTGTMAQQVALRCWAARTGNATVALHPLAHPEVHEEGALGAVSGLRTVYPTNAPRLPTAEEVADFPEPFGTLMLELPLRDAGFTLPTWEELTEVVAAARERDAVVHLDGARLWECTPHFGHGLAEIAALADSVYVSFYKSLGGMSGAVLAGPRTLIEEARSWRHRYGGQLFQQYPAALSALIGLEQELPRLREYMDHAGTVAGALAEAFEESAVPWFRVHPEPPHTHQFQVWLPYSPEVLDDASLRQAEETGVTLFRRWFTGAQLPPGVAYTEVTVNAAGLEWTADDVREAVREFVARLV; encoded by the coding sequence ATGGCGACTACGGACGAAGAGAAGGCGCGGCGGCGCAGGCAGACCGCATGGCGGGCCTCGCGCCGCATCCTGGCGCGCACGGCCTCCGACGGCACGCTGGGCGAGCGGCTGACCGCCCTCGCGGCGGACGCCGGATCGGTGTACGACCTGGACGGCCCCCTGGACGTCTACGGTGACGGGGTCGTCGCCGAGGTCGAGAAGCGGGTGGCCGGGCTGCTCGGCATGGAGGCCGCGGCCTTCTTCCCGACCGGCACGATGGCCCAGCAGGTCGCGCTGCGGTGCTGGGCGGCGCGTACCGGCAACGCCACCGTGGCCCTGCACCCGCTCGCCCACCCCGAGGTGCACGAGGAGGGGGCGCTCGGTGCGGTGAGCGGGCTGCGCACCGTGTACCCGACGAACGCGCCCCGGCTGCCCACCGCCGAGGAGGTCGCCGACTTCCCGGAGCCTTTCGGCACCCTGATGCTGGAGCTTCCGCTGCGGGACGCCGGTTTCACCCTGCCGACCTGGGAGGAACTGACCGAGGTCGTCGCGGCGGCCCGGGAGCGGGACGCGGTGGTGCACCTGGACGGGGCCCGCCTCTGGGAGTGCACCCCGCACTTCGGGCACGGCCTGGCGGAGATCGCGGCGCTCGCCGACAGCGTCTACGTCTCCTTCTACAAGTCGCTCGGCGGCATGTCCGGGGCGGTCCTGGCCGGCCCCCGGACGCTGATCGAGGAGGCCCGCTCCTGGCGTCACCGCTACGGCGGCCAGCTCTTCCAGCAGTACCCCGCCGCGCTCTCGGCCCTGATCGGCCTGGAGCAGGAGCTGCCCCGGCTGCGGGAGTACATGGACCATGCCGGGACGGTCGCCGGTGCGCTGGCGGAGGCGTTCGAGGAGTCGGCGGTGCCGTGGTTCCGGGTGCACCCCGAGCCGCCGCACACCCACCAGTTCCAGGTCTGGCTGCCGTACTCCCCCGAGGTGCTGGACGACGCCTCGCTGCGCCAGGCCGAGGAGACGGGCGTGACGCTCTTCCGCCGCTGGTTCACCGGGGCCCAGCTGCCGCCCGGGGTCGCGTACACCGAGGTCACCGTGAACGCGGCGGGGCTGGAGTGGACGGCCGACGACGTACGGGAGGCAGTGCGCGAGTTCGTCGCCCGCCTGGTCTGA
- a CDS encoding SCO3374 family protein translates to MTPIVPSPRAPRPSDTSAPAPSGRGPAPDAGTRPAAGRASGTESAGPLPYGDAEGPADSEEAAAATERWYEDGLGWATDGGRPPALLTGVRFDVLELPAAAGRAVLRRFGRTGPVAVARGRMRLFVAAGSAEELPALLDWLEWGGIALDLVGIGAGGRITAPAPPRLSHRFPPGAAFWLRPPEPPRGPDPFLPGLADFGSRGGDAPDLVRLVDMAATECHRVRLRRSRVLPPAVGPSSQPLARS, encoded by the coding sequence ATGACCCCCATCGTCCCGTCCCCCCGCGCCCCGCGGCCGTCCGACACGTCGGCGCCGGCCCCGTCGGGTCGCGGGCCGGCCCCGGACGCGGGTACGCGCCCGGCAGCCGGGCGAGCGAGCGGCACGGAGAGCGCCGGGCCGCTCCCGTACGGAGACGCGGAGGGGCCGGCGGACTCCGAGGAGGCCGCCGCGGCCACGGAGCGGTGGTACGAGGACGGGCTCGGCTGGGCGACCGACGGGGGCCGCCCGCCGGCGCTCCTGACCGGGGTCCGGTTCGACGTGCTGGAACTGCCCGCCGCCGCGGGCCGCGCGGTGCTGCGCAGGTTCGGCCGGACCGGCCCCGTGGCGGTGGCGCGGGGGCGGATGCGGCTGTTCGTGGCGGCCGGGAGCGCGGAGGAGCTGCCCGCACTGCTGGACTGGCTGGAGTGGGGCGGCATCGCGCTGGATCTCGTGGGCATCGGGGCCGGTGGCAGGATCACCGCACCGGCACCGCCCCGGCTGTCGCACCGCTTTCCGCCGGGGGCCGCGTTCTGGCTGCGGCCCCCAGAGCCGCCGCGGGGTCCGGATCCCTTTCTTCCGGGCCTCGCGGATTTCGGGAGCAGGGGTGGGGATGCTCCCGATCTCGTACGGCTGGTGGATATGGCGGCGACGGAATGCCACCGGGTCCGCCTGAGGCGTTCCCGGGTACTTCCGCCGGCCGTCGGGCCATCGAGTCAGCCGTTGGCGCGCTCGTAG
- a CDS encoding BlaI/MecI/CopY family transcriptional regulator, whose amino-acid sequence MPRQLGELEDAVMTRVWQWNRPVTVREVLEDLQRERSIAYTTVMTVMDNLHQKGWVRREVDGRAYRYMAVSTRAAYSAALMNEAWSRSDNPAAALVAFFGMMSAEQREALSDAVRIISPGPGGTGGEPADSVDSGGGAADATEGEAEEATADGASDVPADGTGEDGGR is encoded by the coding sequence GTGCCCCGTCAATTGGGAGAGCTGGAAGACGCCGTGATGACGCGCGTCTGGCAATGGAACCGACCCGTCACCGTGCGAGAAGTACTGGAAGACCTTCAGCGGGAACGCTCGATCGCTTACACCACCGTCATGACGGTTATGGACAACCTTCACCAGAAGGGGTGGGTCCGCAGGGAAGTCGACGGCCGGGCTTATCGATATATGGCGGTCTCCACGCGCGCCGCGTACTCGGCCGCACTGATGAACGAAGCCTGGTCCCGGAGCGACAACCCCGCTGCCGCTCTCGTCGCCTTCTTCGGCATGATGTCCGCGGAGCAGCGAGAAGCCCTCAGCGACGCCGTGCGGATCATTTCCCCAGGTCCGGGCGGTACCGGGGGGGAGCCCGCGGACTCCGTGGACTCCGGTGGAGGGGCGGCGGACGCCACGGAAGGCGAGGCGGAAGAGGCAACGGCCGACGGCGCGTCCGATGTTCCGGCCGATGGTACGGGCGAGGACGGTGGGCGATAG
- a CDS encoding Rossmann-like and DUF2520 domain-containing protein: MNTTSPRDPRDPLEARDRPARLTVGVVGAGRVGPALAASLQLAGHRPVAVSGVSDASRRRAAALLPDVPLVTPAEVFARADLVLLTVPDDTLPGLVQGLADTGAVRPGQLLVHTSGRYGTRVLDPALRAGALPLALHPAMTFTGTPVDVQRLAGCSFGITAPEELRLAAEALVIEMGGEPEWIEEEARPLYHAALALGANHLVTLVAEAMELLAKAGVSAPDRMLGPLLGAALDNALRSGDAALTGPVARGDAGTVAAHVGELRDHAPQMVAGYLAMARATADRALAHGLLKPESAEDLLGVLADGTRTAGPAGPAPTDDEEPGESR; the protein is encoded by the coding sequence GTGAACACGACATCCCCGCGAGACCCGAGAGATCCCCTCGAAGCCAGGGACCGCCCCGCCCGCCTCACCGTGGGCGTCGTCGGAGCGGGCCGCGTCGGCCCCGCCCTCGCCGCCTCGCTCCAGCTCGCCGGCCACCGCCCGGTCGCCGTCTCCGGCGTCTCCGACGCCTCCCGCCGCCGGGCCGCCGCCCTGCTGCCGGACGTACCGCTGGTGACGCCCGCCGAGGTCTTCGCCCGCGCCGACCTGGTGCTGCTCACCGTCCCCGACGACACCCTGCCCGGCCTGGTCCAGGGGCTCGCCGACACCGGTGCCGTCCGGCCCGGCCAGCTCCTCGTCCACACCTCGGGGCGGTACGGCACCCGGGTGCTCGACCCCGCCCTGCGCGCCGGGGCGCTGCCGCTCGCCCTGCACCCCGCGATGACGTTCACCGGCACGCCCGTGGACGTCCAGCGCCTCGCGGGATGCTCCTTCGGCATCACCGCGCCCGAGGAGCTCCGGCTCGCCGCCGAGGCCCTCGTCATCGAGATGGGCGGCGAACCCGAGTGGATCGAGGAGGAAGCCCGCCCGCTCTACCACGCGGCCCTCGCCCTCGGCGCGAACCACCTGGTCACCCTGGTCGCCGAGGCGATGGAGCTGCTGGCCAAGGCGGGGGTCTCGGCCCCCGACCGGATGCTCGGCCCGCTCCTCGGTGCCGCGCTCGACAACGCCCTGCGCTCCGGCGACGCGGCCCTCACCGGCCCGGTGGCGCGCGGCGACGCGGGCACGGTCGCCGCGCACGTCGGCGAGTTGCGCGACCACGCCCCGCAGATGGTCGCGGGGTACCTCGCGATGGCCCGCGCCACCGCCGACCGGGCCCTCGCGCACGGCCTGCTCAAGCCGGAGTCCGCCGAGGACCTGCTCGGCGTCCTCGCGGACGGCACGCGCACGGCCGGCCCCGCGGGCCCCGCACCCACCGACGACGAAGAGCCGGGGGAGTCCCGATGA
- a CDS encoding L-aspartate oxidase produces MTGIRLTAPEPGWSIDADVVVVGSGVAGLTTALRCVAAGLDTVVVTKARLDDGSTRWAQGGIAAALGEGDTPEQHLDDTLVAGAGLCDEPAVRTLATEGPGAVRRLIETGAHFDTTEGGDVALTREGGHHRNRIVHAGGDATGAEVSRALVEAVRTRALHTIENALVLDLLTDAEGRTAGVSLHVMGEGQHDGVGAVRAPSVVLATGGMGQVFSATTNPPVSTGDGVALALRAGAEISDLEFVQFHPTVLFLGADSEGQQPLVSEAVRGEGAHLVDAAGTRFMTGQHELAELAPRDIVAKAITRQMQLHGTQHMYLDGRHFGAEMWERRFPTILAACREHGIDPVTEPIPVAPAAHYASGGVRTDLRGRTTVPGLYACGETACTGVHGANRLASNSLLEGLVFAERIAADIAERRPARTEAVRPEGGPLSALLDPEARTTIQRIMTRGAGVLRSAESLAAAARELEALHDSAAGSGQPGGKAAVPGVEAWETTNLLLVSRVLVAAASRRTETRGCHWREDHPDRDDADWRAHLVVRVGEDRTLSVRRTRGADFDPVLPETGPGHRTA; encoded by the coding sequence GTGACCGGAATACGGCTGACCGCCCCCGAACCCGGCTGGTCCATCGACGCCGACGTCGTGGTCGTCGGCTCCGGCGTGGCCGGGCTCACCACCGCCCTGCGCTGCGTCGCCGCCGGACTCGACACCGTCGTCGTCACCAAGGCACGCCTGGACGACGGCTCGACCCGCTGGGCCCAGGGCGGCATCGCCGCCGCGCTCGGCGAGGGCGACACCCCCGAGCAGCACCTCGACGACACCCTCGTCGCGGGCGCGGGACTCTGCGACGAGCCGGCCGTCCGCACCCTGGCCACCGAGGGGCCCGGCGCGGTGCGCCGGCTCATCGAGACCGGGGCGCACTTCGACACCACCGAGGGCGGCGACGTCGCCCTCACCCGCGAGGGCGGCCACCACCGGAACCGGATCGTGCACGCGGGCGGCGACGCCACCGGTGCCGAGGTCTCCCGCGCCCTGGTGGAGGCGGTACGCACCCGCGCCCTGCACACCATCGAGAACGCCCTGGTCCTGGACCTGCTCACCGACGCCGAAGGCCGTACGGCCGGTGTCAGCCTGCACGTCATGGGCGAGGGCCAGCACGACGGGGTCGGCGCCGTCCGCGCCCCCTCGGTGGTGCTCGCCACCGGCGGTATGGGCCAGGTCTTCTCCGCCACCACCAACCCGCCGGTCTCCACCGGCGACGGCGTGGCGCTCGCGCTGCGGGCCGGGGCGGAGATCTCGGACCTGGAGTTCGTCCAGTTCCACCCCACGGTCCTCTTCCTGGGAGCCGACTCCGAGGGCCAGCAGCCGCTGGTCTCGGAAGCGGTACGCGGCGAGGGCGCCCACCTCGTGGACGCCGCCGGTACCCGCTTCATGACCGGGCAGCACGAGCTGGCGGAGCTCGCCCCGCGCGACATCGTCGCCAAGGCCATCACCCGCCAGATGCAGCTGCACGGCACCCAGCACATGTACCTCGACGGCCGGCACTTCGGCGCCGAGATGTGGGAGCGGCGCTTCCCCACGATCCTGGCCGCCTGCCGCGAACACGGCATCGACCCGGTCACCGAGCCGATCCCGGTCGCGCCCGCCGCCCACTACGCCTCCGGCGGCGTCCGTACCGACCTGCGCGGACGCACCACCGTGCCCGGCCTGTACGCCTGCGGGGAGACCGCCTGCACCGGGGTGCACGGCGCCAACCGCCTCGCCTCCAACTCCCTCCTGGAGGGGCTCGTCTTCGCCGAGCGCATCGCCGCCGACATCGCCGAGCGCCGCCCCGCCCGCACCGAAGCGGTCCGCCCCGAGGGCGGCCCGCTCTCCGCGCTGCTCGACCCCGAGGCCCGTACGACGATCCAGCGGATCATGACCCGGGGCGCCGGAGTGCTCCGCTCCGCGGAGAGCCTGGCCGCCGCCGCCCGGGAGCTGGAGGCGCTGCACGACAGCGCGGCCGGCTCCGGACAGCCCGGCGGGAAGGCCGCCGTGCCCGGGGTCGAGGCGTGGGAGACCACCAACCTCCTGCTGGTCTCCCGGGTCCTGGTCGCCGCCGCGAGCCGACGCACCGAGACCCGCGGCTGCCACTGGCGCGAGGACCACCCCGACCGCGACGACGCGGACTGGCGCGCCCACCTCGTCGTACGCGTCGGCGAGGACCGGACGCTCTCCGTGCGCCGCACGCGGGGCGCCGACTTCGACCCGGTACTCCCGGAGACCGGCCCCGGCCACCGCACGGCCTGA